TGCAAATGTAGGTATTGGTGTTCTTAAATCAAAAACAGATAAAAGTGCACTTGAACACTTAGTTGAATTTATAGAAAACTCACCTGAAACTAAAAATGCACAAGCAGTAGAAATGAATGTTGGTGGAGATCCTGTTGCTGGTGTAATGGAAGATAGAACAGGAGATAACATTCTTGTTGTTGGAGATGCAGCAGGATTTGTAAATCCACTTACAGGTGGAGGAATTAACTCAGCACTTGAATCTGGTGTATATGCAGGAATTGTAGCAGCAGATGCAGTTGAAAGAAAAGATTATTCAAAAGCAAGCTTTGATGAATATCTTAAATTAACAGATGAAAATATTGCTAAAAACTACAGAAAATATGATGCTGCTAAAAAATACTTACTTTCACTTGAAGATAGTGAACTTGATGAAATTGCAGAAGCATTTGCAAATGAAGAATTTACAGAAGTTACACCAAAATCACTTCTTAAAAAATTAGTTAAAATCTCTCCTAAAGCTTTACTAAAACTTGGTAAAATATTCTAGATAAAAGGGATTTAATAATTTTTCACCACCACTTTACTACTTTTTTTTATTAAGAAGAGTGAAATTTTTTTATATATTTAAATAAATTTTTAGGGAAAATAAAACTATGAAACATGCAAAAATACCATGTATAACAGAACTTTCATTACAACGTCCAGAAGTAATAAGATGGCAAGAACGTATGGCTCTTCTTGAACCATTTAGTGATACTATTGTACTTCTACCATGTAGTATGAAAAAACCTTATTCTCAGTCAAAATCACATACACTTTATAGAAAATATACTAAAGGATTACAGGAACTTATTGTAACATCACCATTTGGTATATGTCCAAGAGAGATGGAAAAAACTTATCCAATCCAGTCATATGATGCATCAACTACTGGTGATTGGTCTGATGAGGAAATTAAGATGACAGCACGTTGTCTTAAAGAATATGTTAAAGATCATAAAGTTATTGCACACTTATCTGGCGGATATCGTCAGGCTTGCCAGGAAGCTCTTGGTGATGACAATGTTGTTTACACAGCAGAAGATGGAAATTTAAGATCTAATGAATCACTTGCTAATCTTAAAGCTGAAGTTAAAAAGGCTGATAAAGTATCATATAAAAATCATAGAATTCATGATTTAAGATCTATTGCAAGATACCAGTTTAATAGTACTGATGCTGATGCTCTTATTGCAGATAATACTACTACACGTGGAAGATTTAATACTCAGATTTTAAATGGTAAAGAACAAATTGCAACACTTCACTTTGAAACAGGACTTTATACACTTAATATGGCTGGTGGTGAAATTCTCAATGAACATGAAATAAATCGTGTATTTATTGACTTTGAACTTCAATCTAACACACTTTTCACACCAGGTATTGATGATGCTGACAGTAACATTATTCCTAATGATGAGGTTGTTATTGTATATAAAGATCAAGTTGTTGGTGTAGGTAAAGCTATGATGAGTGGGGATGAACTTGCTAATGCTACAAAAGGTGTTGGTGTTAAAATTAGACATCAAATTAAACAGTAGTATAGTAATGTTTTAATATATATGAAAAATAGATATTGATTTAATAGAATTTATATATTGATTGTTATAGAATTAATAATTGAGGAAATTAAAATGGCAGATGAAATAAAAAATACAATTCAAGATAAAATCGCAAAAATAGCAGACCCTCATATGGGTGTAAGTATAGTTGAAATGGGAATCGTACGTGAAATTGAAGTAGATGAAGAAAAAAAATACGCAAAAATCACACTATCACCTACAAACCCAGGTTGTATGAGTATTGCAAACATTGCAATGGCAGCAAGACTTGAAGCTGAAAAAGTTGAAGGTATTGACAAAGCTGAAGTTAATGTTATTGACCATATGATGTCTGATACTATCAATGATATGGTTAACAAAG
The genomic region above belongs to Methanosphaera sp. and contains:
- a CDS encoding DUF5591 domain-containing protein produces the protein MKHAKIPCITELSLQRPEVIRWQERMALLEPFSDTIVLLPCSMKKPYSQSKSHTLYRKYTKGLQELIVTSPFGICPREMEKTYPIQSYDASTTGDWSDEEIKMTARCLKEYVKDHKVIAHLSGGYRQACQEALGDDNVVYTAEDGNLRSNESLANLKAEVKKADKVSYKNHRIHDLRSIARYQFNSTDADALIADNTTTRGRFNTQILNGKEQIATLHFETGLYTLNMAGGEILNEHEINRVFIDFELQSNTLFTPGIDDADSNIIPNDEVVIVYKDQVVGVGKAMMSGDELANATKGVGVKIRHQIKQ
- a CDS encoding iron-sulfur cluster assembly protein, whose translation is MADEIKNTIQDKIAKIADPHMGVSIVEMGIVREIEVDEEKKYAKITLSPTNPGCMSIANIAMAARLEAEKVEGIDKAEVNVIDHMMSDTINDMVNKE